In Paenibacillus guangzhouensis, a single window of DNA contains:
- a CDS encoding Gfo/Idh/MocA family protein, translating into MKSYRVGMVGYKFMGKAHSHAYRDLPMFFPQVAVPQMKLICGRNESDVSSAASQFGWEGYVTDWRKLVSHPEIDIVDINAPSDSHKEIAIAAAKAGKHLFCEKPLALTLADSREMLAVAEEAGVKHMVGFNYRFAPAVQLAKKLLDEGRLGQIYHFRAWFLQDWIVDPSFPLVWRLQKEIAGSGSHGDLGAHLIDLAHYLIGDMQEVIGMSETFVKERPLPSSMTGLSAKGSADAPLGAVTVDDATLFMTRFACGALGSFEATRFAPGHRCTNSFEINGSKGSVKFDFERMNELQVYFTSDDEDVQGFRRVLATDPSHAYMDAWWPPGHTIGYEHTFIHEVVELMRALAEDRQPMPNFVDGVKCQQVLEAVEQSIAERRWVNVNEL; encoded by the coding sequence ATGAAATCGTATCGCGTAGGTATGGTCGGTTATAAATTTATGGGAAAGGCGCACAGTCATGCTTACCGGGATTTGCCGATGTTCTTCCCGCAAGTTGCGGTACCGCAGATGAAGTTGATTTGCGGAAGAAATGAAAGCGATGTCAGTTCTGCGGCTTCACAATTTGGTTGGGAAGGGTACGTGACGGATTGGCGCAAGCTCGTCTCGCATCCGGAAATCGATATCGTCGATATTAATGCACCTAGTGATTCGCATAAGGAAATAGCTATTGCAGCGGCGAAGGCCGGCAAGCATCTCTTCTGCGAGAAGCCGCTTGCCCTAACCCTTGCAGATTCTAGGGAAATGCTAGCGGTAGCCGAGGAGGCTGGCGTGAAGCACATGGTCGGCTTCAACTATCGCTTCGCTCCAGCGGTGCAGCTCGCGAAGAAACTGCTGGACGAAGGGCGCCTCGGGCAGATCTATCACTTCCGTGCGTGGTTCCTGCAGGATTGGATCGTCGATCCATCCTTCCCGCTCGTCTGGCGGTTGCAGAAAGAAATCGCTGGCTCGGGGTCGCATGGCGATCTAGGTGCACACTTGATCGACCTCGCCCATTACCTGATTGGCGATATGCAAGAAGTCATCGGGATGAGCGAGACGTTCGTGAAGGAGCGGCCGCTGCCTTCATCCATGACGGGTCTCAGCGCCAAGGGTAGCGCGGACGCGCCACTCGGTGCTGTTACCGTCGATGACGCGACATTATTTATGACGCGATTTGCGTGCGGTGCGCTTGGCAGTTTCGAAGCGACACGCTTCGCCCCGGGGCACCGCTGCACGAATTCTTTTGAGATCAACGGCAGCAAGGGCAGCGTGAAGTTCGACTTTGAACGGATGAATGAATTGCAGGTCTATTTCACGAGCGACGATGAGGATGTGCAGGGCTTCCGCCGCGTGTTAGCGACAGATCCATCGCATGCCTATATGGACGCTTGGTGGCCGCCGGGCCATACGATCGGCTACGAGCACACATTTATCCATGAAGTGGTCGAGCTGATGCGTGCGCTTGCGGAAGATCGCCAACCGATGCCGAATTTCGTGGACGGAGTGAAATGCCAGCAGGTTCTCGAAGCTGTGGAGCAGTCGATTGCCGAGCGGCGTTGGGTGAACGTTAACGAATTATGA
- a CDS encoding discoidin domain-containing protein → MLKSLLCSKTFAFKLLTIMVFIAALAFMLQSNPVRAATNYTQSMETINGMNYTMITVQYSGEDAGPAVAEAIAAAKSGPKPVILDFPTGTYHFKDASAVIAEYYVSNTASLNRNPDGAAKKVAILMKDIQDLTIRGNHSTFIFHGVVTPIVFDHVTNVKMEDVSFDFKRPVVSELTVRAVTGTSIEADIHEDSLYSVSNNQFKWTGEVDRSGNPLDNWTARGYANITQVQEYDPVTKETWRRSNPLSGVTSAQDLGNRRVRFHYNSAPSLTVGNTFQFRNDIRKEQGAFIYRSKDVTWTGVNFHAAPGLGIVSQYSENLNFEHFNFAPRAGSGRTNASMADFMQFSGCKGEIKVNNSNFFGAHDDPINVHGTHLMIVDKPSPNQIKVQFKHDESWGFDAFAVNDTIDYINASSLLVVDHAVVTAVTRVDNYNILLTLDRIVPDLVTANKDVVENATWTPNVTITGSTFESVPTRGILVTTRGKVLIDHNTFHRTKMSAILIADDASSWYESGMVRDVTISNNRFHNTGNAVIDVDPSTSSTDPTKTVHSNIRIDGNTFKMDGTTTIQGKGVDGFSFTNNVIEEGGLSLDLRGSKSVAVAGNTFAQSGVTKRVNFYNMYSNYDAVDPEQGFVVSRTNDMAPVSNDIPWYAMSATATSQIEGHDANQAVDGEGASFWQSELLPAGNLPQSITLEFGGSYTISKLRYMPRLDGQSLGMITSYRIEASTDGVHFTEIASGAWANDMTEKTAAFAPVSAKYVKLTAISASGNRAAAAAINVERYVHSIEGESGKISGNAKIGNLSAASGGQYVGNIGNDSSSFVTLQANVPVAGMYNMNIYSVLSGTRSFLVSVNDGVPQEVKVTGSSWTQVASPASLTIPLLSGNNTIKFYNDAAYAPDLDRIVLSEVVSVDKKLKSIQTPKAITGVAIGTAKTAAALGLPGKLSLLTYGGR, encoded by the coding sequence TTGTTGAAATCGCTGCTTTGCAGTAAAACATTCGCATTCAAGCTTCTGACGATAATGGTCTTTATCGCCGCATTAGCGTTTATGCTGCAATCAAATCCGGTGCGCGCTGCAACGAATTATACCCAGAGTATGGAGACGATCAATGGTATGAATTATACAATGATTACAGTTCAATATAGCGGAGAAGATGCTGGACCTGCCGTAGCAGAAGCCATCGCTGCCGCAAAAAGCGGGCCCAAGCCAGTAATCCTGGATTTCCCCACAGGCACGTATCACTTTAAAGATGCATCTGCGGTTATAGCAGAGTATTACGTGTCCAATACCGCGAGTCTTAACAGGAATCCGGATGGAGCCGCTAAAAAGGTAGCCATCTTGATGAAAGACATCCAAGACCTGACCATCCGTGGAAATCACTCTACCTTCATATTTCATGGCGTCGTTACGCCAATCGTATTTGATCATGTTACAAATGTGAAGATGGAGGATGTTAGCTTTGATTTTAAGCGGCCGGTGGTGTCTGAATTGACGGTACGCGCTGTGACCGGCACTTCGATCGAAGCGGATATTCATGAGGATTCGTTGTACAGCGTATCGAACAACCAGTTTAAATGGACCGGCGAGGTGGATCGCAGCGGCAATCCGCTGGATAACTGGACTGCTCGCGGTTATGCAAATATTACGCAAGTCCAGGAGTACGACCCGGTGACCAAAGAGACATGGAGAAGATCGAATCCCTTATCGGGCGTGACGAGCGCACAGGATTTGGGGAACAGACGAGTGCGGTTTCATTATAACAGCGCTCCTAGCCTAACCGTCGGGAATACCTTCCAGTTCCGTAACGATATTCGCAAGGAACAAGGCGCCTTCATCTACAGAAGCAAAGATGTGACGTGGACGGGGGTCAACTTCCATGCAGCTCCTGGTCTGGGCATCGTCTCCCAATACAGTGAAAATCTAAACTTTGAGCATTTTAATTTCGCGCCGAGAGCGGGAAGCGGCCGTACGAACGCATCCATGGCGGATTTCATGCAGTTCTCGGGGTGCAAAGGCGAGATTAAGGTAAATAATTCGAATTTTTTCGGAGCCCATGACGACCCGATCAATGTTCATGGCACGCATTTGATGATCGTCGATAAGCCATCGCCGAATCAGATCAAAGTACAGTTTAAGCATGATGAAAGCTGGGGCTTCGATGCGTTTGCGGTGAACGACACGATTGATTACATTAACGCCTCAAGTCTGCTGGTGGTGGACCATGCCGTGGTGACAGCTGTTACACGCGTAGACAATTACAATATTCTTTTGACACTGGATAGAATTGTACCTGACCTAGTCACTGCCAACAAGGATGTGGTCGAAAACGCAACCTGGACACCAAATGTCACAATAACAGGCTCTACGTTCGAATCCGTACCAACGCGAGGCATTCTGGTGACGACGCGCGGGAAAGTGTTGATCGATCACAATACATTCCATCGAACGAAAATGAGCGCAATATTAATTGCCGACGATGCAAGCAGCTGGTATGAATCGGGCATGGTTAGAGATGTGACCATTAGCAACAATAGGTTTCATAATACGGGAAATGCAGTCATCGACGTCGACCCGAGCACGTCCTCCACGGATCCGACTAAAACGGTACATAGCAATATCCGGATTGACGGTAACACCTTTAAGATGGACGGCACCACAACGATTCAGGGCAAAGGCGTCGATGGATTCAGCTTTACGAATAATGTGATCGAGGAAGGCGGACTCAGCCTGGATTTGAGAGGCTCCAAATCCGTTGCCGTTGCAGGCAACACTTTCGCGCAGAGCGGTGTAACCAAGAGGGTAAATTTCTACAACATGTATTCGAATTACGATGCTGTCGATCCGGAGCAAGGGTTTGTTGTCTCGAGAACCAATGATATGGCACCGGTGTCGAATGATATTCCATGGTACGCGATGTCTGCAACTGCAACCAGCCAGATCGAAGGGCATGACGCGAATCAAGCCGTTGACGGCGAAGGCGCATCCTTCTGGCAGTCGGAGTTGCTGCCTGCGGGGAACCTGCCGCAATCGATTACGCTTGAATTTGGTGGAAGTTATACGATTTCGAAATTGAGATACATGCCGAGGTTGGACGGACAATCATTAGGAATGATCACATCGTACAGGATCGAAGCAAGTACGGACGGAGTCCACTTCACTGAAATCGCAAGCGGTGCATGGGCGAATGATATGACAGAGAAGACGGCGGCGTTCGCACCGGTCTCAGCCAAGTACGTAAAGCTTACAGCAATTTCAGCCTCAGGGAATAGGGCTGCTGCCGCAGCAATCAACGTCGAGCGGTATGTTCACAGCATCGAGGGCGAGAGCGGCAAGATAAGCGGAAATGCGAAGATCGGGAATCTATCTGCAGCTTCCGGCGGTCAATATGTCGGGAATATAGGCAATGATTCGAGCAGCTTCGTGACCCTACAAGCGAATGTACCTGTTGCTGGTATGTACAACATGAATATATATAGCGTGTTATCGGGAACGAGATCTTTTTTGGTTAGCGTGAATGACGGGGTTCCGCAGGAAGTCAAAGTGACCGGCAGCTCATGGACCCAAGTTGCGTCTCCCGCATCGCTGACGATACCACTCCTAAGCGGTAACAACACGATTAAATTCTATAACGATGCTGCTTATGCGCCGGACCTCGATCGAATCGTTCTCTCTGAAGTTGTCTCGGTCGATAAGAAGCTAAAAAGTATCCAAACCCCCAAAGCGATAACGGGCGTGGCAATCGGAACAGCTAAGACAGCGGCAGCCCTTGGATTGCCCGGGAAATTATCGCTTCTAACTTACGGGGGAAGGTAG
- a CDS encoding Gfo/Idh/MocA family protein, with amino-acid sequence MTTIKVGIIGCGNISSIYMENIPKFTHLELVACADLDLSRAQARAEQYNIAKAYSVEQLLADTDIEIVINLTIPAAHASVCLQALEAGKHVYVEKPLAVTREEGRRILDFARSKGLLVGSAPDTFLGGGIQTCLKLINDGWIGTPVAATAFMMSRGHEHWHPDPEFYYQQGGGPMFDMGPYYLTALVALLGPIRRVTGSAGISYPERTITSAKKYGQTIQVETPTHIAGVLDFHSGAIATLVTSFDIIGGTELPHIEIYGSQGSLRVPDPNGFGGPVYFRRAGTDWEPVPISHQYTDNSRGLGVAAMAQAIIAGEMDLHRANGQLAYHVLEAMHGFHDASASGVHYQMESSCDRPLPLSPYFKFE; translated from the coding sequence ATGACAACAATCAAAGTCGGCATTATCGGCTGTGGAAACATTAGTTCAATTTATATGGAAAACATTCCTAAATTCACCCATCTCGAACTGGTCGCGTGTGCGGATCTCGATCTGAGTCGTGCCCAGGCAAGAGCGGAGCAGTACAACATTGCCAAAGCCTATTCGGTGGAGCAACTCCTCGCAGATACGGACATCGAGATCGTAATCAACCTGACGATTCCAGCTGCGCATGCTTCGGTTTGCTTACAAGCGCTTGAAGCGGGCAAGCATGTGTACGTCGAGAAGCCGCTCGCTGTAACGCGCGAAGAGGGGCGGCGAATTCTAGACTTCGCACGCAGCAAAGGGCTGTTGGTCGGCAGTGCGCCGGATACATTCCTCGGGGGAGGCATCCAGACCTGCTTGAAGCTGATCAATGATGGATGGATCGGCACGCCAGTTGCCGCGACAGCGTTCATGATGAGCCGAGGCCATGAGCATTGGCATCCGGATCCGGAATTCTATTACCAGCAGGGAGGAGGCCCGATGTTCGATATGGGACCGTACTACTTGACGGCGCTCGTCGCGCTGCTCGGCCCCATTCGGCGAGTGACCGGTTCGGCGGGTATTAGCTATCCGGAACGGACGATTACAAGCGCCAAAAAATACGGCCAGACGATTCAGGTCGAGACGCCGACGCATATCGCAGGTGTGCTGGATTTCCACAGCGGCGCTATTGCAACACTGGTTACAAGCTTCGATATTATCGGGGGGACAGAACTGCCGCATATTGAAATCTACGGGAGTCAAGGCTCGCTCCGCGTGCCTGACCCGAACGGATTTGGTGGGCCAGTATACTTCCGCAGAGCTGGGACGGATTGGGAGCCTGTTCCGATCAGTCACCAATATACGGACAACAGCCGTGGGTTAGGGGTTGCAGCAATGGCCCAAGCGATCATCGCTGGCGAAATGGATCTGCATCGTGCTAACGGTCAGCTTGCTTATCATGTGCTTGAAGCGATGCACGGCTTCCACGATGCATCGGCCTCCGGCGTGCACTACCAGATGGAGAGCAGCTGTGATCGACCATTGCCGCTGTCGCCTTATTTTAAGTTCGAGTAA
- a CDS encoding Ig-like domain-containing protein — protein sequence MATTKKKIFSLMIACCMISTSLFVPTFHAQAAANEEVHSLNRIQAQFFVSPNGNDKNDGSYDKPFATVQAARDAVRAINKNMTGDIYVFIAKGKYYLDQTITFNEQDSGTNGYHIIYRNLDDLASAEMIGGKVVDTPWQIVERTGADADLPAAAAGKVYKTHVGTDVIFDTLYVNDRRATLARTQNLNRYKDFPAALTPYMRSAGGGIGDLIYRAGDLDQESINGLVNAEQRGDLDASVYMWDGGYWDWMTDTIPVSSINTATRQLVYKKVPGKPEMYRPKYNTGTDARYFVQGNLGFLDVPGEYYFNKTTGDLYYYPEGDMNDKEFIIPTVKEVIRVEGSDRTHMVSNIEFSGLQLKDTNTTDWYAYGWNWGDAGAGLGFYPPEAKGSTQPSYAEQTERIEFQYGVVTLTNTKNVTISKTHIKNSGMFGIELYLANENATIKDNLIEYTGHGGINVDGGYPGVAGDKNGDGYSRNNTITNTIVHDIGELIGQASGITIQQSSYNTVSHVEVYNSPRRGLFLTAGYSRNPNAAFPDGDKNFNIMTDMYTHHNKIEYVYLHDAQQDGGDDGAFFACYLYKGANYKPNYLNQVIIDNTGANPTMTDFGPNDMNLDMGASGLELSNVKATNPMNFNIEVNTILQYGDVIKFDNTNVNYGKLANHIKEFDDSKMEYDKIGVTSDYPTQYLTDRDLITEPADIYFKENFEHGLDDTVWSVQDGQAKISTEFMSERPINGKQSLELMDKTRVFKNFPEMLNKVVTVKMFDRQNYNLAAYDSGQQNSARVTSIARVDDGENVIGLGSDFDTKNNYIIQIGNQKETTNIPRTFGWHELKFDYTSGSEVGLYIDHQLVKTVPAAGFDYVSFGADNGRGQAFYDELYVFGGKPATLPIPPSNIPAPPAYDGSDVNKQQLKLDFEDGIAPQFTKIGGMPSVTSVVYESGNSGNQVLKDEIRDGNDFYELNAPWNNYLVNMKWRFEGWGTTDVLGGAYDNFTIYVMTSTAGIAPGKAPLSYQVVYRRNKNGTSGYAAGTPYFEISKHTASSDTSLGKVGLPNGFNANEWHNLQIQTFDGKIGFVLDGQKLISVDDGQYKSGGVGFGGINATVNLDDIEIISNPKYVDYAADLGLGNAVLNGNFNPNYYTYYATIVDTAQPITVQKPHIVLDGVEIRLQLNGEEILFEGEQASISPDKLVKGKNTLVLSEISSAGSKDYTIYMNKDYQITSIEGIEENVSTTLDHAPNLPREVTVTFQDGVSQVAKVNWDTINPSRYKQPGSFTVKGQLVDLKGTVSVHVTVDGVTSIDKLGHVTTLAGVAPVLAATVHAQDLNGPRELPLTFAQFDPSLYAHEGTIIAVGAAEGYAGDILQVVEVQDNYNPKPILTAGTASRLTETTASVSFGTSKDGQYYYQVVESGAKAPVIDTSKAGAPAKKGLVLIGVEGLKKETAKDIYMVVKNGNVVSDVLKMEIPKYTVDSGYTLAIGKETAGGAGYTRNITIAGDKGNDLTGKYLTVQFTEGTGVNAKVSVVMIAPHKNEVTISYQKQGTKIEAWLTSGLPNLMGENIGVEVFASAKSN from the coding sequence ATCGTTGAAAGAACAGGTGCTGACGCAGACTTGCCAGCTGCAGCTGCGGGTAAAGTTTACAAGACTCACGTGGGTACAGATGTTATTTTTGACACGCTATATGTCAATGATCGACGTGCTACATTGGCACGTACACAAAATTTGAATAGATATAAAGATTTCCCGGCTGCTCTGACGCCTTATATGAGAAGTGCAGGCGGCGGAATCGGTGATTTGATTTATCGAGCAGGCGATCTGGATCAAGAGTCCATCAACGGGTTGGTCAATGCCGAGCAGCGTGGAGACTTGGATGCCTCGGTTTATATGTGGGATGGCGGATACTGGGATTGGATGACGGATACGATACCGGTGTCTTCGATAAACACGGCAACTCGTCAACTTGTATACAAAAAGGTTCCAGGAAAACCAGAAATGTATCGACCGAAATATAACACAGGTACAGATGCAAGATATTTTGTGCAAGGGAATTTAGGGTTCTTGGATGTTCCAGGTGAATACTATTTCAATAAAACGACGGGGGATTTGTACTATTATCCGGAAGGGGATATGAACGATAAAGAGTTTATCATTCCTACGGTCAAAGAAGTGATCCGTGTCGAAGGTTCTGATCGAACGCATATGGTATCCAATATTGAATTCAGCGGCTTGCAATTAAAGGATACGAATACGACAGATTGGTATGCCTATGGGTGGAACTGGGGAGATGCAGGAGCTGGTCTAGGTTTCTATCCTCCGGAAGCTAAGGGAAGTACACAACCATCCTATGCCGAGCAGACGGAAAGAATAGAGTTCCAGTATGGCGTGGTTACCCTTACGAATACGAAAAATGTAACGATATCGAAAACACATATTAAAAACTCAGGTATGTTTGGCATTGAACTTTATCTAGCGAATGAAAATGCAACCATAAAGGATAATCTGATTGAATACACAGGTCATGGTGGCATCAACGTTGATGGCGGTTACCCTGGTGTGGCTGGAGACAAAAACGGAGATGGGTATAGCAGAAATAATACAATAACCAATACCATTGTTCATGATATTGGCGAACTGATTGGCCAGGCCTCAGGGATTACCATCCAACAGTCAAGCTATAATACGGTTTCTCATGTCGAGGTCTATAATTCACCAAGAAGGGGACTTTTTCTGACTGCCGGATACAGCCGCAATCCGAATGCAGCTTTCCCAGATGGTGATAAAAACTTCAATATTATGACGGATATGTATACCCACCATAATAAAATTGAATATGTCTATTTGCATGATGCACAGCAAGATGGTGGCGATGATGGGGCGTTCTTTGCATGTTATTTGTATAAGGGTGCAAATTACAAACCTAACTACTTGAACCAAGTGATTATCGATAACACAGGGGCAAATCCTACGATGACTGATTTTGGGCCAAATGATATGAATTTGGATATGGGAGCCTCAGGTTTAGAGTTGAGTAATGTCAAAGCAACAAATCCTATGAATTTTAATATTGAAGTGAACACGATTCTTCAATATGGCGATGTGATCAAGTTTGATAATACGAATGTGAATTACGGGAAACTTGCCAATCATATCAAGGAATTTGACGATTCTAAGATGGAGTACGACAAGATTGGAGTCACTTCAGATTATCCTACACAATACTTGACGGACAGAGATTTGATTACAGAACCAGCAGATATCTATTTTAAAGAGAACTTTGAACATGGACTTGATGATACGGTATGGTCCGTTCAAGACGGTCAGGCCAAAATTTCAACAGAATTTATGTCTGAAAGACCGATCAACGGCAAACAAAGTCTGGAACTGATGGATAAAACGCGAGTATTTAAGAATTTCCCTGAAATGCTGAATAAAGTCGTTACGGTGAAGATGTTCGACAGACAAAATTATAATTTGGCTGCGTACGATTCCGGGCAACAAAATTCGGCTCGAGTTACATCCATCGCACGAGTAGATGATGGGGAGAACGTCATTGGTCTGGGATCAGATTTTGATACGAAAAATAATTATATCATCCAAATCGGAAATCAAAAGGAAACGACGAACATTCCTCGAACGTTTGGTTGGCATGAGTTGAAGTTTGACTATACTTCAGGTTCTGAAGTAGGGCTATATATTGATCATCAACTCGTTAAAACTGTACCTGCAGCAGGATTTGATTATGTTTCGTTTGGTGCTGATAATGGCAGAGGACAAGCCTTCTACGATGAGCTTTATGTATTTGGCGGGAAACCAGCGACATTGCCAATTCCTCCGTCCAATATACCTGCACCTCCGGCATATGACGGATCCGATGTGAATAAGCAACAGTTGAAGCTGGATTTTGAAGATGGAATTGCACCTCAATTTACCAAAATAGGGGGCATGCCATCTGTTACAAGTGTTGTATATGAGAGCGGAAATAGCGGAAATCAAGTATTAAAAGATGAGATTAGAGACGGTAATGATTTCTATGAATTGAATGCCCCTTGGAATAATTATCTGGTGAATATGAAATGGAGATTTGAAGGCTGGGGTACAACGGATGTTCTAGGCGGTGCCTATGATAACTTTACGATTTATGTCATGACATCGACTGCAGGGATAGCTCCTGGTAAAGCGCCATTATCCTATCAAGTCGTATATCGAAGAAATAAAAATGGTACCAGTGGCTATGCAGCGGGGACACCGTATTTTGAAATCTCGAAACATACGGCCAGCTCAGATACATCCTTAGGTAAGGTAGGTTTACCAAATGGATTTAATGCGAATGAATGGCATAATTTGCAGATTCAAACCTTTGACGGGAAGATTGGTTTCGTATTGGATGGACAAAAATTGATATCTGTTGACGATGGTCAGTATAAATCAGGCGGTGTAGGCTTTGGAGGAATTAATGCCACGGTAAACCTGGATGATATTGAGATCATATCCAACCCTAAATATGTGGATTATGCGGCTGATCTCGGACTAGGCAATGCGGTATTAAACGGCAACTTCAATCCTAACTATTATACGTATTATGCTACCATCGTTGACACTGCACAGCCTATTACAGTCCAGAAACCTCATATCGTACTTGATGGTGTGGAAATTAGATTACAGTTGAATGGTGAGGAGATTTTATTTGAAGGTGAGCAGGCATCGATTTCACCGGATAAATTAGTCAAAGGGAAAAATACGTTGGTATTATCTGAAATTTCTTCCGCAGGAAGCAAAGACTATACGATTTATATGAATAAGGATTATCAGATCACGTCTATCGAAGGTATAGAGGAGAATGTATCAACAACGCTAGATCATGCGCCGAATCTACCAAGAGAGGTTACGGTTACTTTTCAGGATGGGGTTTCTCAGGTCGCTAAGGTTAATTGGGATACAATCAATCCATCACGCTATAAACAACCGGGCTCATTTACAGTAAAGGGTCAGCTTGTAGATCTAAAAGGAACCGTTAGCGTACATGTAACCGTAGATGGTGTAACATCGATTGATAAGTTAGGCCATGTTACTACGCTTGCGGGTGTAGCGCCAGTATTAGCAGCTACAGTTCATGCTCAGGATCTAAACGGTCCTAGAGAATTGCCACTGACGTTTGCCCAATTCGATCCTTCCTTATATGCACATGAAGGGACCATTATTGCAGTTGGGGCAGCAGAAGGGTATGCGGGAGATATTCTGCAAGTCGTAGAGGTACAGGACAATTATAATCCCAAACCAATTCTTACGGCAGGTACCGCTAGTCGCTTAACGGAGACGACGGCTTCCGTTTCCTTTGGCACAAGTAAAGATGGTCAATATTATTATCAAGTCGTTGAGAGCGGAGCGAAGGCGCCGGTAATCGATACGAGTAAGGCTGGTGCTCCAGCTAAAAAAGGACTCGTACTAATTGGTGTAGAAGGCTTAAAGAAAGAGACTGCCAAAGACATTTATATGGTGGTTAAAAACGGTAATGTGGTGAGTGATGTATTAAAGATGGAAATCCCTAAGTATACGGTAGATAGCGGATATACGCTTGCGATTGGTAAGGAGACTGCGGGTGGCGCTGGTTATACCCGTAATATTACGATTGCTGGAGACAAGGGGAATGATTTGACGGGCAAATATCTGACTGTTCAATTTACGGAAGGTACTGGCGTGAATGCGAAAGTATCCGTCGTCATGATCGCGCCGCATAAAAATGAGGTAACGATATCCTATCAGAAACAAGGTACAAAAATAGAGGCTTGGTTAACCAGCGGATTGCCAAATCTGATGGGAGAGAACATTGGTGTTGAAGTATTCGCGAGTGCCAAAAGCAACTAA
- a CDS encoding ThuA domain-containing protein, with translation MSREALIIWGGWDGHQPEEVAGIFEGLLRESGFKVELSDTLDSLKDRERLAKVDLFVPVWTMGTIEKDQLEPLLFAVNEGGTGIAGCHGGMGDAFRNETEFQYMVGGQWVAHPGNDGVTYTVRMKDRQSPLTEGMEDFVVVSEQYYMHVDPAVKVHAVTDFGDVEMPIIWTKTYGAGKVYYNSLGHQADIVRMPQTLELMRRGLLWAARA, from the coding sequence ATGAGTAGAGAAGCACTAATTATATGGGGCGGCTGGGACGGTCATCAACCGGAGGAAGTGGCAGGGATTTTCGAAGGCTTGCTGCGTGAATCAGGCTTTAAGGTTGAACTATCGGATACGCTCGACAGCTTGAAGGATCGGGAGCGATTAGCTAAGGTCGATTTGTTCGTGCCTGTCTGGACGATGGGGACGATCGAAAAGGATCAGCTGGAGCCGCTGTTGTTCGCGGTGAACGAAGGCGGTACGGGAATCGCCGGATGTCATGGCGGCATGGGGGACGCTTTTCGCAATGAAACCGAGTTTCAGTATATGGTAGGCGGTCAATGGGTCGCGCATCCCGGCAATGATGGGGTTACCTACACTGTGCGCATGAAAGATCGTCAATCGCCGCTGACCGAAGGCATGGAGGATTTCGTCGTTGTCTCCGAGCAGTATTACATGCATGTGGACCCGGCGGTTAAAGTCCATGCCGTGACGGATTTCGGGGATGTGGAGATGCCCATTATCTGGACGAAGACCTACGGCGCTGGAAAAGTCTACTATAATTCGCTCGGCCACCAAGCGGACATTGTCCGGATGCCTCAGACGCTCGAATTGATGCGCCGGGGGTTGCTGTGGGCGGCAAGAGCCTAA